From a region of the Gossypium raimondii isolate GPD5lz chromosome 10, ASM2569854v1, whole genome shotgun sequence genome:
- the LOC105776205 gene encoding protein GRAVITROPIC IN THE LIGHT 1, with the protein MKPRSAPNNGTHNKNKLARTFQRVINLRTASKIASTNGVGIGTYSHGDDVKRKAGLKALIAMVFASVTSIKAAYAELQMAQHPYDGEAIQVADQAVVEQLKVLSELKHKFLKQDLDLSPQVTLMLAEIQEQQSMMRTYDITIKNLESDIEEKDSAIDLHHKQLEHCIAFNKSMEKKLNETGPLFMFDNIQFTTLNPSHFIQVLHCALKSVRSFVRLMMKEMELAKWDIVAATKAIEPSAMLAKQSHACFLFESFVCKTMLQGFDSHDFSGLKSLHREQYFNAFKTLKSANPKSFLVQNPKSGFAKFIRDKYLKLVHPKMECSFFGNLNQRKMVISGGFSDTAFFMAFTEMGRRFWLLHCLGLSMSDQVSVFQVMKGYRFSEVYMENVSEESLFIDEIVDGADVDFRVGFTVVPGFKIGKTVIQSQVYLSPVINPNGTSLLDGNTLR; encoded by the coding sequence ATGAAACCCAGATCGGCTCCCAACAATGGCACCCATAATAAGAACAAACTAGCAAGAACATTCCAAAGGGTCATCAACTTAAGAACCGCTTCGAAAATCGCTTCAACCAATGGGGTCGGAATCGGAACTTATTCCCATGGCGACGACGTTAAGCGAAAAGCTGGTTTAAAAGCTCTAATAGCCATGGTTTTCGCTAGTGTTACTTCCATCAAAGCAGCTTACGCCGAGCTGCAAATGGCTCAACATCCTTACGACGGTGAAGCTATCCAAGTTGCCGACCAAGCTGTCGTGGAACAACTCAAGGTTCTGTCAGAGTTGAAACACAAGTTCTTAAAACAAGACCTTGATCTTTCACCTCAAGTTACTTTAATGCTTGCTGAGATCCAAGAACAACAAAGCATGATGCGAACTTACGATATCACAATCAAGAATCTAGAATCTGATATCGAAGAAAAAGATTCAGCCATTGATTTACACCATAAACAGCTCGAACATTGCATTGCTTTCAACAAATCCATGGAGAAGAAGCTAAACGAGACCGGGCCATTGTTTATGTTTGATAATATCCAGTTCACAACGTTGAATCCAAGTCACTTCATTCAAGTTTTACACTGTGCTTTGAAATCTGTCCGTAGTTTCGTGAGGTTGATGATGAAGGAAATGGAGTTAGCAAAATGGGATATTGTTGCAGCTACTAAAGCCATTGAACCTTCAGCCATGCTTGCTAAACAAAGCCATGCCTGCTTTCTGTTTGAATCTTTTGTGTGTAAAACAATGTTACAGGGCTTCGATTCTCATGATTTTAGTGGCTTAAAAAGTCTCCACCGTGAGCAGTATTTCAATGCATTCAAAACCCTGAAATCTGCTAACCCGAAATCGTTTTTAGTTCAAAACCCGAAATCTGGTTTTGCTAAGTTCATCAGAGACAAGTACCTTAAACTTGTTCATCCCAAAATGGAATGTTCATTTTTTGGGAACTTGAACCAACGTAAAATGGTTATCTCCGGTGGGTTTTCCGATACGGCTTTTTTCATGGCTTTTACAGAGATGGGTCGGCGATTTTGGCTCTTACATTGCTTGGGGTTGTCGATGAGTGACCAAGTTTCAGTCTTTCAGGTAATGAAAGGTTACAGATTCTCCGAGGTTTACATGGAAAACGTTAGCGAAGAATCACTTTTCATCGATGAAATCGTCGACGGTGCCGATGTTGATTTTAGAGTCGGTTTCACGGTGGTTCCCGGGTTCAAGATCGGTAAAACTGTGATACAAAGCCAAGTTTACTTGTCTCCGGTGATTAATCCGAATGGTACTTCATTATTAGATGGAAACACGTTGAGATGA